The Paenibacillus yonginensis genome segment TTAGTTCCTTTACCGCCTTCTTTTTGATCAATCTATTTTTGATAATCATGTCTTTATTTTTACGGTGAATCTTTTTTAGGTATTCTGTATGTTCGTTTTTATGAGCAATTGGGATGAAAAGATTACTTACAAAGAAGAGGACAATATTTCTGATTTTCTCTATCGTCTCAGCGGGAATCTTCATTTTGTAAGTTGAACTGTCATCATGGATGACAAGGCTTGAATCTCTCTGAATAGCTTTGTAGTCGTAATCAAAATGATAAAATTTATGGGTATACAGATGTTCGTCGCGAATATCGTTTCGTAGGGGATTCCTTTCGTTAAAGATTCTACGATTATCCAGAAGTGTCGGATCGATCTCCCCACGGATAAACTCCCAATTTTTCTTGATGGAAGTGGTCTCTGTAACATACTCCAAGTAATCGTAATACTTAGGGCCAAATTTTCGAAGGTTCATTACATTGACGACCTTCTCCATTAAGATACGGAATTGCTGTAGTGGAAAATACTCATAACCTACCCGGTAATGTAAACAATTGTTGTATTCAAAGGCGAGTCGCTTCAGTGTTTCCTTGATTCGTATTTCAACGTCATTTTTCGGATTGTATTTTTGGAGGGCCTCCTTCAGAATGAACTGTACCCTTTGTCAAGGACACTTGTAAAAAAAGGGACTTGTGGTTTTAAGCCGCAGATAAAAGATGATTCCTGTACTGTACAGGAGTCATCTTTTTACGTCCCCATTGATATCTGTGGTTGTTGTAATACTGTATGTATCGGTTTACTTCCTGTTTGAGGCTCTCGAAGGTTGTACAGCTATGGTGATCCACATGGTCTTTGAGATGACCAAAGAAAGACTCCTGCGGAGCGTTATCCCAACAGTTACCGCGTCTGGACATCGACTGGCCAAGCTTGTACTTCTTGAGCAGCTTTTGAAAGGCTGGGCTTGTATAGTGGCTGCCCTGGTCGGAATGGATAAAAGCTCCTTTAGGCAGTTTAAGCCGCTTTTGCTTCATCAACTTTTCTACGGTATCAGCTGCTAAATCCAGCGTCATTCGGTCCGAGAGATGTTGAGCCAAAACTTCGCCTGTGGAAGCATCCAGTAAGGTGGATAAATAGGCCATTTGGGAAGATCCATAAGGCAGATAGGTGATGTCCGTGAGCAGGGCGAGACCGGGGATTTCTTTTCGGAAATCTCTTTGCAAAAGATTGGGCACGGTCCGGTGCTCCTGAGTGGCTTTGGCCATTCGTTTGTAGGGATTGGGTTTCCGGTGAGGACAGACGATATTGAATTTTTTCATGAGTCTGCGAATCCGTTTGAGGTTATACACAATGCCAAACTCATTCTCTAAGGTCATCTTGATGGAGCGAGCTCCTTTCTTGAAACCTCGGCGATCAAAGGCTTTCTTCACCCACTTTACGCTTTCCTCATCTTTTTGAGCTCGTTTGATGCGTACATCCGCGGTTTGCAGGTAATGATAGTAGCCAGATCTTGAGACCCCTAGGAGCTCACAAAAATACCGGGTCATCCGCTTAAATCCCTGGTTCATTGCTTGATGAATCCATTCAAATCTATGACTTTCGCTTGGATTGTTTTTCTCTAAGCATAGCCTCCTTTCGTTCTTGTCGAACTTTTTTAGCAAGTCAATCTGCGACTCGAGAAGTTTGATTTTCGCTTCTTGTTTGGCCATGATTTCAGCAGGTGTAAGCTCTCTTTGCCGTGGACGTCCTGAAGCCCCTCTTCTGGAGTCGGTGAGTCCGATAATCCCATCCCGTTCGTAGGCCTTCTTCCAACGATCTGCGCACTGCTCCACCCGCGTCATGCCGATGAGAGACACGTCAAATCCAGCCGTCTCAAAGATTTCTCTAGGTGTTTTCCCTGACAGATACTGATCGATGAAAAGGCGTTTAAATTCATCTGTGTATGTTAATGATTTTTCACTAACCTTAGCGATATATGGATTTTTAGATAAAGCCTTGCGCTCTGCTTGGTTAAAATGTTTCTTACTCATGTCATCCCCTCCATTGCCTCTTCCAGTATACAAAAAGTACCCATAGCCCAGACACCTTTTTTTTCAAAGTGTCCAGTCTATGGGTACCAGTTTAGCCCAGACACCTTTTTTTTCAAAGTGTCCAGTCTATGGGTACCAGTTTATAGAGAGCAGCATTTTTGTTATATCGGACCAAATTCTTGTACCCGGCCATGGACAAGAACTTGGTCCTAAACTCCACATCATTGGATCTAGGCAGTAGTTTGAATAATTGCTTTAGTTACATAGCCATTCAAGTACAGGGAAACGATAGTTGAATCATCCAAAATCAGGCCACTGACTACTTCTGTGACCTTCTTTGCATGTTACATAAGCTTGATTACAGCACCTAGGGCGGGATCAAAG includes the following:
- a CDS encoding IS3 family transposase — translated: MSKKHFNQAERKALSKNPYIAKVSEKSLTYTDEFKRLFIDQYLSGKTPREIFETAGFDVSLIGMTRVEQCADRWKKAYERDGIIGLTDSRRGASGRPRQRELTPAEIMAKQEAKIKLLESQIDLLKKFDKNERRLCLEKNNPSESHRFEWIHQAMNQGFKRMTRYFCELLGVSRSGYYHYLQTADVRIKRAQKDEESVKWVKKAFDRRGFKKGARSIKMTLENEFGIVYNLKRIRRLMKKFNIVCPHRKPNPYKRMAKATQEHRTVPNLLQRDFRKEIPGLALLTDITYLPYGSSQMAYLSTLLDASTGEVLAQHLSDRMTLDLAADTVEKLMKQKRLKLPKGAFIHSDQGSHYTSPAFQKLLKKYKLGQSMSRRGNCWDNAPQESFFGHLKDHVDHHSCTTFESLKQEVNRYIQYYNNHRYQWGRKKMTPVQYRNHLLSAA